The genomic segment tatcaaccgcatagtcagaaaggtggggtgagactataaagggtagaagtgatgaccactgagcaacaactgagaaaagggaagtggtcattatccctatcaacactgaatcaagagaaatcaaggaggctgttagattcctccacgctcagccaatctccttgatttcccgacatcagtcacctgagggaccgtgacagttaaACCAGATgttaaaattacaacttgtcccacaaaaaacaagcgctTGTACGGCTGTGACTGGAAAAGTAAAAATCTGATGGGCCTTGGAAGACGGGGATGAAATAACCAAAACGAGATAATGAAAATTGTCTACAATGTCAAAGAGTTAGGAGAAACATGGATTCCACTCAATAAACCAAAATGCTACATATTTGCCATATACACTTTTAAataataaattttatttattgtcCTTTTCATGGCATTTTTCACCTCTTTATTCCTTAGACTATAGATAATTGGATTTACGGCAGGGGTGACTACAGCATAGAGAAGAGATACAAGCTGGTCTTGCTCCAGTGAATAGCTTGACGTTGGCCTCATGTACATGAAGCTTATACTTCCAAAGAAGATGAGGACAACAATGAGATGAGATGCACACGTAGAAAATGCTCTGCTTCTACCCACTTTAGTGTGAATTTTTAGGATGGCTGAGATTATTTGGATATAGGATACCAGAGTGAGAAAAAAAGAGCTGAGACCTAAAAATCCTCCAGCGGTTAGTATGAGTAGTTTGTTAGGGAAAGTATCAGAACATGCAAGTTTTAGCATTGGTGGGAGGTCGCAGAAGAAATGAGAAATCTCATGTGACTTGCAGTACGGTAAACGGGCTGTGAAGATAGTATGTATAATTGAGGTTAGAAAGCCAGTGAGCCAGAAACCGGTGGCTAATTTGACACACTTTTGTTTGTTCATAATTGTTGTGTAGTGCATCGGATTGCATATAGCCACATATCTGTCAAATCCCATTACTGAGAGAAGCAAACACTCTGTGCTACAACAGGAGACATAAAAATagagctgagccatgcaccctctgTATGAGATCTCCGAACTCCCTCCTGTAAGACTCACTAGCAACTTGGGCACAGTCACTGAGGAATAGCAGATGTCCAGAATGGAAAGGTTACCCAAAAAGAAATACATCGGTGTGTGAAGTTTTTTTTCCACCCATATTGTTGTGGCAATGGTGAGATTTCCACACAGTGACATGAGGTATAACAGGAAGAATATGACAAAGAGAAAGGACTGAACTGTTTCATCACTTGATAAACCAGCCAGAGTAAAGTCCGTCTCTGATGTCCAGTTCAACCATTTCATTTTAATTACAAActgcctatggaagaagatgccATTGTAACACCATTGTTTGATAGGATTATTGTATATatgggtttctgtgatgtaaaaaaatgagacaaagataaatcatttcagaactttttccacctttaatgtgacttataaactgtactactcaattgaaaaaaaacCCCTGAaaacttttaggtagagggaagaaaaaatataaaaataaaataatatggttgcataagtgtgcacacccttaaactaatactttaattaaccacctccggaccgctgtacgcacagacgcgtcctggaggtggttgattcattccgagtggacgcatatacgcgtcatctcgcgagacgcgagatttcctgtgaacgcgcgcacacaggcgcgcgcgctcacaggaacggaaggtaagagagttgatctccagcctgccagcggcgatcgttcgctggcaggctggagatgtgttttttttaacccctaacaggtatattagacgctgttttgataacagcgtctaatatacctgctacccgatcctctggtggtcccctttgtttggatcgaccaccagaggacacaggtagctcagtaaagtagcaccaagcaccactacactacactacaccccccccccgtcacttattaaccccttattagcccctgatcaccccatatagactccctgatcaccccatatagactccctgatcacccccctgtcattgattacccccctgtcattgatcaaccccctgtaaagctccattcagatgtccgcatgatttttacggatccactgatagatggatcggatccgcaaaacgcatccggacgtctgaatgaagccttacaggggcatgatcaatgactgtggttatcaccccatatagactccctgatcacccccctgtcattgatcacccccctgtcattgattacccccctgtaaagctccattcagacgtccgcatgatttttacggatccactgatagatggatcggatccgcaaaacgcatccggacgtctgaatgaagccttacaggggcatgatcaatgactgtggtgatcaccccatatagactccctgatcacccccctgtaaagctccattcagatgtccgcatgatttttacggatccactgatagatggatcggatccgcaaaacgcatccggacgtctgaatgaagccttacaggggcatgatcaatgactgtggttatcaccccatatagactccctgatcacccccctgtcattgatcaccccctgtcattgattacccccctgtaaagctccattcagacgtccgcatgatttttacggatccactgatagatggatcggatccgcaaaacgcatccggacgtctgaatgaagccttacaggggcatgatcaatgactgtggtgatcaccccatatagactccctgatcacccccctgtaaagctccattcagatgtccgcatgatttttacggatccactgatagatggatcggatccgcaaaacgcatccggacgtctgaatgaagccttacaggggcatgatcaatgactgtggtgatcaccccatatagactccctgatcacccccctgtcattgattacccccctgtaaagctccattcagacgtccgcatgatttttacggatccactgatagatggatcggatccgcaaaacgcatacggacgtctgaatgaagccttacacgggcgtgatcaatgactgtggttatcaccccatatagactccctgatcacccccctgtcattgatcacccccctgtcattgatcacccccctgtcattgatcacccccctgtcattgatcaccacccctgtcattgatcaccccccctgtcattgatcaccccccctgtcattgatcaccccccctgtcattgatcaccccccctgtcattgatcaccccccctgtcattgatcaccccccctgtcattgatcaccccccctgtcattgatcacccccctgtcattgatcacccccctgtcattgatcacccccctgtcattgatcacccccctgtaaggctccattcagacatttttttggcccaagttagcggaattatttattttttttcttacaaagtctcatattccactaacttgtgacaaaaaattaaatctcacatgaactccccatacccctcacggaatccaaatgcgtaaaattttttagacatttatattccagacttcttctcacgctttagggcccctagaatgccagggcagtataaataccccacatgtgaccccatttcggaaagaagacacccccaggtatttcgtgaggggcatattgagtccatgaaagattgaaatttttgtcccaagttagcggaacgggagactttgtgagaaaaaaataaaaaatatcaatttccgctaacttgtgccaaaaaaaaaaaatttctatgaactcgccatgcccctcattgaataccttggggtgtcttctttccaaaatggggtcacatgtggggtatttatactgccctggcattctaggggccccaaagcgtgagaagaagtctggtatccaaatgtctaaaaatgccctcctaaaaggaatttgggcccctttgcgcatctaggctgcaaaaaagtgtcacacatctggtatcgccgtactcaggagaagttggggaatgtgttttggggtgtcattttacatatacccatgctgggtgagataaatatcttggtcaaatgccaactttgtataaaaaaatgggaaaagttgtcttttgccaagatatttctctcacccagcatgggtatatgtaaaaagacaccccaaaacacattccccaacttctcccgagtacggagataccagatgtgtgacacttttttgcagcctaggtgggcaaaggggcccatattccaaagagcacctttcggatttcactggtcatttacctacttaccacacattagggcccctggaaaatgccagggcagtataactaccccacaagtgaccccattttggaaagaagacaccccaaggtattccgtgaggggca from the Bufo bufo chromosome 2, aBufBuf1.1, whole genome shotgun sequence genome contains:
- the LOC120990793 gene encoding olfactory receptor 5V1-like, whose protein sequence is MKWLNWTSETDFTLAGLSSDETVQSFLFVIFFLLYLMSLCGNLTIATTIWVEKKLHTPMYFFLGNLSILDICYSSVTVPKLLVSLTGGSSEISYRGCMAQLYFYVSCCSTECLLLSVMGFDRYVAICNPMHYTTIMNKQKCVKLATGFWLTGFLTSIIHTIFTARLPYCKSHEISHFFCDLPPMLKLACSDTFPNKLLILTAGGFLGLSSFFLTLVSYIQIISAILKIHTKVGRSRAFSTCASHLIVVLIFFGSISFMYMRPTSSYSLEQDQLVSLLYAVVTPAVNPIIYSLRNKEVKNAMKRTINKIYYLKVYMANM